Genomic segment of Thiomonas sp. FB-Cd:
CACCCTGAGGCCGGAGAGCGCGCGGGCCGTTGCGTCCCTCAAGTCGCTGCATGTCGAACCGGTCATGTTGACCGGCGACAACCCGGCCACGGCACGGGCGATTGCCGTTCAGCTCGGCATCAAGGATGCACGCGGCAATCTGCTGCCGCAGGACAAGCAAGCCGCTGTCGCGGAGCTTCTTGGGCGCTACGGGTCGGTCGGCATGGTCGGCGACGGAGTGAACGATGCGCCGGCGCTGGCGCGTGCGACGATCGGCTTCGCCATGGGGGCGGCCGGCACCGCCACGGCGCTGGAGACCGCCGATGTGGCCATCATGGACGACGACCCGCGCAAGATTGCCGACTTCATCAGCTTGAGTCGGCGCACGGCCATGCTTCTCAAGCAGAACATCGCACTCGCGCTTGGCATCAAGGCCGTGTTCTTCGTGCTGGCCCTGAGCGGAGTGGCGACCCTGTGGATGGCGGTGTTCGCCGACACGGGGGCCAGCCTTCTGGTGGTGTTCAACGGGATGCGACTGCTGCGCCGGTGAGTACGGGATGACTTGGTACGATTTGATCGCCGCATTGACGGTATCGACCCTGCCCGCCAGGGTCTTCCCGGGCATTCCTGGGCCCTAGGCCGTGTTAACACAACCGGAGGCCGTCGGCGATCAGCGCGAAACCGATGAAGCCGACGAACATGACATCAAGCTTCTCGAACCGCGAGAAGATGCGACGAAAGCCCTTGAGTCGCCGAAACAATCGCTCGACTTCATTGCGGCGCTTGTCCATTGCTCGGTCGTACTCCCACGGCTCGACCCGAGTCTTCAGGGGCGGGACCGCAGGGATGAAGCCGAGTTCGAGGGCAAGCTGCCGCGTCTCGTTGCCCTCGTAGGCCCGATCCATGAGCAGATGCAGCGGCCTGTTTGGCGCACCCAGGCGACTGAGCAGTGCCCGTCCAGCCGGCGCGTCGTGCGCCTGGCCAGGTGACAAGGAGAACGCTATGGCCGTGCGAACATCCGCGGCAACCATATGAATCCTGGTGTTCCATCCGCCTCGAGATTTGCCGATGGATTGGGTGCCGTTTTTTTAGCGCCCCGGTGCCATCCGGATGCACCTTGATGCTGGTGCTGTCCAGTGAAACCGTTTCGATCTTGATGCGCACAACCTGCGATCGCTGCAGCTCCTCGAACACTCGGTCCATGACGCCCGACTTGGACCACCGATTCATCCGCGTATAGATCGTGTGCCAGTTGCCGAACCGCCTGGGCAAGCCGCGCCATTTGCAGCCATGCTCGGCCACGTACAGAATCGCATTCAACACATCCAGGTTTGACAAGCTGACATTGCCTCGCTGCGTCGGCAAGCAGTGCTCGATTTGGGCGAACTGCGCAGGCGTGATTTCCATGCACGCATTTTCTCGCAGCTAGATGCCTAAGTCAATTAGTGTTAACAAGACATAATTGACAAGCTCAGAGCTTTGGCTATGATGCCTGCACACAAATCGCTGTACATCCTGTACATCCCTCACATTCAAACTCATGCGCTCCTTTCGAACCTTCTCCCGCTATTGGGCGTTCGTCTGCGCATTGGTTCTCTTGCCCTGGATGCAAGCCACGGCAGCCCCGATACGGGTCGTGCCAGCCTCATGCTGCACAGGCATGGCGGCTATGCCGATGGTAGGTGCCGGCCATCAAGCGAATCTCGCTGGTCATGACGATTCGCGAGTCGAGCGTGCGTTTTGCCAAGCTGCCTGCAATGACCTGGGCGCGGCTGCCGTTTCCAGCACGTCCAACGCCGCATCATTTCCTCACGCAGCATTGATCCAACGCTTGGTGCTCGTCCTCCAAGCTCAGCCTGAGCAGGCTGCCTTGCCCATCGGGCGCTTCGATCCGCCGCCTCCCTCCAAGCCGCCTTTCCTCGCGGCTCGCCTCCAAGTTTGACCCCTTCGGCAGCACCCGTCCCGGTGAACCTTCACCGGGCGATGTTCGTGTTCGCCTTGCGATCAACGCTGCGGCCTTGCAGCGTTCCATCCGCCGAAGAGGAAAGCGATGTCCCTCATCCTGCAGTGCCGCCGTGCGCAAGCCCGGCGGTTGTCATCCGTCTGGTCTGAACGCCCGGCGGCCATCCCCGTTCTCGTCACGCTTCTACTGCTCGCCGGCCTGGCCGCACCCGCCCAAGCCGCGCCCCTGACCCTCGGTGCCGCCGAGGCGCAACTGGCGCGGAGCAATCCCAGTCTGGCCGCAGCCGCGCAGCGCATCCGCGCCATCCAGCACCAGGCCGCGGCGGCCACGCAGTTGCCCGACCCGCATGTGTCGTTCGACGCGGTCAACCTGCCCACCAACAGCTTCTCGCTGACGCAGCAGAGCATGACCATGCTCAGCGTCGGCGTCAGCCAGAGTTTTCCGCCGATCGGCAAGCTGGCCCTCGAAGGCGACAAGCTGCAGGCGCAAGCCTCGGAGCAGCACTTCAGCCGCGAAGCCAAACGCGCGCAGCTGGTTCTCGCCTTGCGACGCGCCTGGCTTGCAGCGGTGTACGCGCGCCAGGCCATGGCGACGGTGCAGCGGCAGCAGACGCTGGCGCGTGAGAACGTCGACGCGGCCATGGCCAGCTACCGGGCAGGCAACGGACCGCAGAGCGATGTGTTGCGCGCCCGTCTCGCCGAGGACGAACTGCGCAACGACCAAAGCGCGCTCGCCGCGGATGAAGCGGCGTCCCTGGCCGACATTGCCCAGGCACTCGGCAGCGATCAAACGCCGCAGATCGATCCTGACTGGCCGAGCTTGTCGCCAGGCGCGACGGCTCCCGAGCAAGCGCCCCCGACCCAGC
This window contains:
- a CDS encoding IS5 family transposase (programmed frameshift), whose product is MEITPAQFAQIEHCLPTQRGNVSLSNLDVLNAILYVAEHGCKWRGLPRRFGNWHTIYTRMNRWSKSGVMDRVFEELQRSQVVRIKIETVSLDSTSIKVHPDGTGALKKNGTQSIGKSRGGWNTRIHMVAADVRTAIAFSLSPGQAHDAPAGRALLSRLGAPNRPLHLLMDRAYEGNETRQLALELGFIPAVPPLKTRVEPWEYDRAMDKRRNEVERLFRRLKGFRRIFSRFEKLDVMFVGFIGFALIADGLRLC
- a CDS encoding TolC family protein, encoding MSLILQCRRAQARRLSSVWSERPAAIPVLVTLLLLAGLAAPAQAAPLTLGAAEAQLARSNPSLAAAAQRIRAIQHQAAAATQLPDPHVSFDAVNLPTNSFSLTQQSMTMLSVGVSQSFPPIGKLALEGDKLQAQASEQHFSREAKRAQLVLALRRAWLAAVYARQAMATVQRQQTLARENVDAAMASYRAGNGPQSDVLRARLAEDELRNDQSALAADEAASLADIAQALGSDQTPQIDPDWPSLSPGATAPEQAPPTQPLLRMAQAKVQIAQAGVQVAKKDFLPEITVGASYGKSFFPGSPNFFSAGVSMNLPIFSSHRLDQELDSARAQVLEARYDEQDQRLALQQQIRTATARMRSQQEKWQRMRAHMLPLAHAAYDSTLTTYSNGRASMSDVLKAQQAVFALELQTLQQRRDLLATQAELDYLTTPSEQQP